A region from the Acomys russatus chromosome 20, mAcoRus1.1, whole genome shotgun sequence genome encodes:
- the Znf407 gene encoding zinc finger protein 407 isoform X2: MDSESKHENDEDESIKEARDTGSVLSYDTSCAPVSDEITNAPERFTSKRAFSESSNSDSVAVEEDRSELASKRLRTEAVEPLEPREQGACGLGTVEASVHLAEAGKEAFPANLSEGGRALPNAFSLPSLKTDATRKPAQDTGSLVLERHAPFPPEEMSVACSFGDVDTALECRVCGHLFSSCSALEKHTQCHVGQGEEHACCHCSHKAESSASPHMHATHTPGPQKVFSCALCGFHCAEESMLTAHCLGKTHLRRQNLAARGGFVQILTKQPFPKKACVTGTKNVRTKPRASKPIAGNEDSKGAQSPGNTWRGCRGALSQHSAGGSGELLVEMVSPSNISAGKAEVVEENVTFGVAQNPENQSKQPGGLVSSEGLLNKSGFTKTTLQTAHSTISSALRPRAERNLLMLGNSFRRRSGAFTLKGQAKKRFNLLGINKRGTNETQRTFMKHFRTQVKTNDLQPMPEQTQMGKDIQSLGVTTSDSLEVMQDKTAPCLSGPTQQGSLPVTPAEHQMPVQRTCAECAQIAANKADLEIHAKKCHAREPQFSCQACSFSSPARGGFEEHAHRSQQQQAPPGRSCQRCSFTASRQTSLPGHMKEKHGMGFFCASCDLFLSEKDVDEHRAAETHNSLVVQPKTASSLSSDSVLPLSTGESENTEDSREGPGKAAQEEPAEARVSHATEARHSSKPQFQCKKCFYKTRSSTVLTRHIKLRHGQDYHFLCKACNLYSLSKEGMEKHIKRSKHLENAKKHNIGLSFEECIERVCIGTNDKKDESNISGSERPEGHVGVRLQEHSCLEQSVLTPKELPQSGVSTKDDELALATAPKRGRPKGSTARTCSHCGLLASSITNLTVHIRRKHSHQYSYLCKVCKYYTVTKGDMERHCATKKHKGRVEMEASGKQSADIIVGPEGGNLDTCKKNSPLVTVSEEQANKSATLDRSTFEKPVADDGDAAEADAGNAFHCVDGEASSHLSDTKGQTPLETEDRLQHHDVCTQRDVAGSSDNKCLHCEFSAHSAASLELHVKRKHTKEFEFYCMACDYYAVTRREMTRHAATEKHKMKRQSYLNSSTVEAGSSEISKSTILPEEEHSQNPEAFQINPDQSSGTLKSRNATNRSFLDASSNLDMSKVLCAPDAVEIVTEEESNVSEDHSFCESLQQPLVKDESMKPKEIVSLSTPSNHSSPGRLHNEGPGSSAADGGTAKANQDMLNDVDDSRTHGEDERGSADDSGAKILDTSLCPEDLAGAHSAESTSAVVMKVPREQLDLGGGGQNRVGCEQSSEDLKDVQANSILENKEILMNSQHETEVILEEDGPASDGTVDSNDVYETIISIDDKGQTMYSFGRFDSSIIRIKTEDGELVDQSEEGLMATGVRGSELPLKDCAQGLKKRKVEGSSFAEATRIRCDDCGFLADGLSGLNVHIAMKHPTKEKHFHCLLCGKSFYTESNLHQHLASAGHMRNEQASVEELPEGGATFKCVKCTEPFDSEQNLFLHIKGQHEELLREVNKYIVEDTEQINREREENQGNVCKYCGKMCRSSNSMAFLAHIRTHTGSKPFKCKICHFATAQLGDARNHVKRHLGMREYKCRVCGVAFVMKKHLNTHLLGKHGVGTPKERCGTLSSFYSTTSACTLLCFLP; the protein is encoded by the exons ATGGATTCTGAGAGTAAACATGAAAATGATGAGGATGAAAGTATTAAGGAAGCAAGAGACACGGGAAGCGTCTTATCCTATGACACCAGTTGTGCCCCTGTATCTGATGAGATAACAAACGCTCCTGAGAGGTTTACAAGCAAAAGAGCTTTTTCAGAGTCGTCCAACTCAGACAGTGTTGCTGTGGAGGAAGACAGAAGTGAACTTGCTTCCAAACGACTGAGAACAGAGGCAGTGGAGCCCCTGGAGCCGAGGGAGCAGGGTGCCTGTGGTCTGGGCACTGTGGAAGCTAGTGTCCATTTGGCTGAAGCGGGAAAGGAGGCCTTTCCAGCAAACCTCTCAGAAGGAGGCAGAGCTCTTCCAAATGCCTTCTCCCTGCCTTCTCTGAAAACAGATGCAACGAGAAAGCCTGCTCAGGACACGGGTTCCCTTGTTCTGGAAAGACATGCTCCTTTTCCTCCAGAAGAAATGAGCGTTGCCTGTAGCTTTGGAGATGTAGATACAGCTCTTGAGTGCAGAGTATGTGGCCATTTAttctcttcctgctctgcctTGGAAAAGCACACACAATGCCATGTGGGCCAGGGGGAGGAGCATGCCTGCTGCCATTGTAGCCACAAAGCGGAAAGTAGCGCATCTCCtcacatgcatgccacacacactccagggccacagaaagtcttttcctgtgccctCTGTGGCTTTCATTGTGCTGAAGAAAGCATGTTGACTGCACATTGTCTTGGCAAAACCCACCTTCGTCGTCAGAACCTTGCTGCTCGCGGAGGATTCGTGCAGATCCTAACAAAACAACCCTTTCCTAAAAAAGCCTGTGTCACGGGAACAAAGAATGtcagaacaaaaccaagagcttctAAGCCAATAGCAGGGAATGAGGATTCAAAAGGAGCGCAGAGCCCTGGGAACACATGGAGGGGCTGCAGAGGAGCCCTTTCTCAACACAGTGCCGGCGGCAGTGGTGAGCTTCTTGTGGAGATGGTGTCACCTAGCAATATCTCAGCAGGGAAAGCAGAAGTAGTTGAGGAAAATGTCACTTTTGGTGTAGCTCAAAACCCTGAAAATCAGAGCAAACAGCCAGGGGGCTTAGTAAGCTCAGAGGGTCTTTTAAATAAATCAGGATTCACCAAAACCACCCTCCAGACAGCACATAGCACTATCAGTAGTGCCCTGAGGCCGAGAGCTGAGCGCAATCTTCTCATGTTGGGTAATAGCTTCCGCAGACGAAGTGGCGCTTTTACTTTAAAGGGCCAGGCAAAGAAAAGGTTTAATCTCCTAGGAATTAATAAAAGGGGTACCAATGAGACTCAGAGGACGTTTATGAAACACTTTAGAACACAGGTGAAAACAAATGATTTACAGCCAATGCCAGAGCAAACACAAATGGGCAAGGATATCCAAAGTCTGGGGGTGACTACCTCAGACAGCTTAGAAGTGATGCAGGATAAGACGGCTCCTTGTCTCTCAGGCCCCACCCAGCAAGGCTCCCTGCCAGTAACGCCAGCTGAGCACCAGATGCCTGTGCAGCGCACCTGTGCAGAGTGTGCTCAGATAGCCGCAAACAAAGCTGACTTGGAAATTCACGCTAAAAAGTGCCATGCAAgagagccgcagttctcttgtCAGGCTTGCAGCTTTTCTAGTCCAGCAAGGGGAGGCTTCGAGGAGCACGCGCACAGGAGTCAGCAGCAGCAGGCGCCTCCTGGCCGCAGCTGCCAGCGCTGCTCCTTTACTGCCTCCAGGCAGACGAGTCTTCCAGGCCACATGAAGGAAAAGCATGGCATGGGCTTCTTTTGTGCCTCTTGTGATCTGTTCTTGTCTGAGAAAGATGTGGATGAGCACAGAGCAGCTGAGACGCACAATAGTTTAGTGGTTCAACCAAAGACGGCTTCGTCGCTGAGCAGTGACTCTGTTTTACCTCTCAGTACTGGAGagtcagaaaacacagaggaTTCTAGAGAAGGGCCAGGGAAAGCAGCTCAGGAAGAACCTGCGGAGGCCAGGGTAAGCCATGCAACGGAAGCAAGGCATTCAAGTAAGCCTCAGTTTCAGTGTAAGAAGTGCTTTTATAAAACAAGGTCTTCCACTGTCCTTACAAGACACATAAAACTTCGGCATGGCCAAGACTACCACTTTCTTTGTAAAGCATGTAATCTTTATTCGTTGAGCAAAGAAGGAATGGAGAAGCACATTAAAAGGAGCAAACACCTTGAAAACGCTAAGAAACATAATATTGGTTTAAGTTTTGAAGAGTGCATTGAAAGAGTATGTATAGGTACCAATGATAAAAAAGACGAGTCTAATATTTCTGGAAGTGAAAGGCCTGAAGGCCATGTTGGTGTGCGACTACAGGAGCATTCCTGTCTTGAGCAGAGTGTGTTAACTCCCAAGGAACTGCCTCAGTCTGGTGTCAGCACCAAAGATGATGAATTGGCCTTAGCCACTGCTCCAAAGAGAGGTAGGCCCAAAGGCAGCACCGCACGCACCTGTTCCCACTGTGGACTTTTGGCCTCTAGCATTACTAATTTGACCGTGCACATCAGGCGTAAACACAGTCACCAGTATAGTTATTTGTGCAAAGTATGTAAGTATTATACTGTAACTAAAGGAGATATGGAACGCCATTGTGCCACCAAGAAACATAAAGGACGGGTAGAAATGGAAGCCAGTGGGAAACAAAGTGCAGATATAATTGTGGGCCCAGAAGGGGGTAATCTTGACACGTGTAAAAAGAACAGCCCTCTAGTGACGGTTTCTGAAGAACAGGCGAACAAGTCAGCTACGTTAGATCGATCTACTTTCGAGAAGCCAGTGGCAGATGACGGAGATGCAGCTGAAGCTGATGCTGGGAATGCATTTCATTGTGTAGATGGAGAGGCCAGCAGTCATCTTTCTGATACAAAGGGACAGACACCTCTAGAGACAGAGGACCGTCTACAGCATCATGATGTGTGCACTCAGAGAGACGTTGCTGGTTCAAGTGACAATAAATGTTTACACTGTGAGTTCAGTGCTCACTCTGCAGCATCGCTAGAGCTGCACGTGAAAAGGAAGCATACCAAAGAGTTTGAGTTCTATTGCATGGCCTGTGATTACTACGCAGTGACTCGCCGGGAGATGACTAGGCATGCTGCGACTGAGAAGCATAAAATGAAAAGGCAGTCTTACCTCAACTCTTCTACTGTGGAAGCAGGTTCTTCAGAAATATCCAAGAGCACCATTCTACCTGAGGAGGAGCACTCACAAAATCCTGAGGCATTTCAAATAAATCCAGACCAATCATCTGGTACTCTGAAATCCAGAAATGCTACGAATCGTTCTTTCCTAGATGCCAGTTCTAATTTAGATATGTCTAAAGTGCTCTGTGCTCCTGACGCAGTAGAAATTGTGACTGAGGAGGAGTCTAATGTTAGTGAGGATCATTCCTTCTGTGAAAGCTTGCAACAACCCCTTGTTAAGGATGAGAGTATGAAACCCAAGGAAATAGTGTCCCTTAGCACTCCATCGAATCACAGTTCCCCAGGCCGTCTTCACAATGAAGGTCCAGGAAGCTCTGCTGCAGACGGTGGGACAGCAAAGGCCAACCAGGACATGTTGAATGATGTTGATGATTCAAGAACACATGGTGAGGATGAGAGGGGCAGCGCAGATGATAGTGGAGCTAAAATTCTTGACACGTCCCTCTGCCCTGAAGACCTAGCTGGGGCCCATTCAGCTGAATCCACTTCTGCTGTGGTGATGAAAGTTCCAAGAGAGCAGCTGGACCTGGGTGGCGGTGGCCAGAATAGAGTTGGATGTGAACAGAGTTCAGAAGATTTGAAAGATGTGCAAGCAAACTCTATTCTTGAGAATAAGGAAATTCTGATGAATTCACAACATGAAACtgaagtcattttggaagaggatgGCCCAGCCTCTGATGGCACTGTTGACAGTAATGATGTTTATGAAACTATAATAAGTATTGATGATAAAGGGCAAACAATGTACAGTTTTGGCAGGTTTGATTCTTCCATAATCAGAATAAAGACAGAAGATGGTGAATTGGTAGATCAGTCAGAAGAAGGTCTGATGGCAACGGGGGTGAGAGGTAGCGAGCTGCCCCTAAAAGACTGTGCTCAAGGCCTGAAGAAGAGGAAAGTTGAAGGCAGCTCCTTCGCTGAGGCCACACGGATCCGCTGTGACGATTGTGGTTTCCTCGCTGATGGGCTGAGCGGACTGAATGTGCATATTGCCATGAAGCACCCTACAAAAGAGAAGCACTTCCACTGTCTGCTGTGCGGGAAGTCCTTCTACACGGAGAGCAACCTGCACCAGCACTTGGCTAGTGCCGGCCACATGAGAAACGAGCAGGCCAGCGTAGAAGAGCTCCCAGAGGGAGGGGCCACCTTCAAATGTGTCAAGTGTACGGAGCCCTTCGATTCTGAGCAGAACTTATTTCTGCATATTAAAGGACAGCACGAGGAATTGCTACGGGAGGTGAATAAGTACATAGTGGAAGACACCGAGCAAATCAAccgggagagagaagagaaccagGGCAATGTGTGCAAGTACTGTGGGAAGATGTGTCGGAGCAGCAACTCCATGGCCTTCCTGGCTCACATTCGGACGCACACGG GATCAAAGCCTTTCAAATGCAAGATATGCCATTTTGCAACAGCCCAGCTTGGAGATGCCAGGAACCACGTGAAAAGGCACCTCGGTATGCGGGAGTACAAGTGCCGCGTCTGCGG